The proteins below are encoded in one region of Coffea arabica cultivar ET-39 chromosome 4c, Coffea Arabica ET-39 HiFi, whole genome shotgun sequence:
- the LOC113738868 gene encoding uncharacterized protein, protein MIDIFAALHYSEERQVTFAVFQLEGAARSWWNVIRMKWDREQTPRTWVNFVRDFNAKYFPPLVQEKREDEFIRLRQGTQSVAEYESQFTRLSKFAPELILTEQRRVRRFTQGLNVEIQKDLAVAQIHTFSDAVEKALRVENARLQVRNFQVKKRGFSASSSTQGDKGTPPKFGRGAGGGRQPGMTRGTPPRGGHNGRGPQKSTSQGSSASVARGPCGFCGKPNHTEDNCWRKERRCLRCGSAEHQIANCPVLPRETRATTQSSKANSGQSKVEGTKPKVPARVYSLEQQQVPDSSGVVEGERKLLGNLISLAIKGYDVILGMDWLAKYDAQLDCKRKVVEFRIPGEATLRLDVRGSLASSALISGIRARKFLYRGAQGFLAFLINTPTDKLRVEDVPIVSEYPDVFPDELVTLPPEREIEFKIDLLPGASPISKTPYRMAPAELKELKLQLQDLLERGFIRESGSPWGAPVLFVKKKDGTLRLCIDYRGLNNMTIKNKYPLPHIDELFDQLQGAVVFSKLDLRQGYYQLLIKQEDVPKTAFNSRYGHFEFAVMPFGLTNAPAAFMDLMHRVFKPYLDRFVVVFIDDILVYSKTREEHEQHLKLVLQTLRDHQLYAKFSKCEFWLEKISFLGHVISKEGITVDPAKVEAVAEWKRPENPTEIRSFLGLAGYYRRFIKDFSKLAGPLTDLTKKNGRFVWDTRCETSFQELKRRLTRAPVLALPNGKDSFTVYTDASKEGLGCVLMQNQNVIAFASRKLKTHEQNYPTHDLELAAVVFALKKWRHYLYGITFEVYSDHKSLKYLFSQKELNMRQRRWMELLEDYDCTINYHPGKANVVADALSRKAQVAGLMVKEWEMLGAASEWNPRLGCKKITFGNIRVTSTILDRIKEAQEKDPMYYPDPTHVVRPEEIELDEALTYEERPVQVLGDD, encoded by the exons atgatagatatttttgccgccctacaCTACTCAGAGGAGAGACAGGTTACTTTCGCTGTCTTTCAATTGGAAGGAGCCgcgcgttcttggtggaatgtgatacGCATGAAATGGGACCGGGAACAAACCCCAAGAACATGGGTAAATTTTGTGAGGGACTTCAACGCAAAATACTTTCCCCCTCTAGTCCAAGAAAAAagggaggacgagtttattaggctccgccaagggACTCAATCAGTGgctgagtacgagagccagtttactcgTTTATCCAAGTTTGCCCCTGAACTCATTCTGACGGAGCAAAGGAGAGTTCGGCGTTTTACTCAGgggctcaatgtggaaattcaaaaggatctggcggtagcccagatCCACACTTTTAGTGACGCCGTGGAGAAAGCTTTGCGAGTTGAAAATGCAAGGCTTCAAGTAAGGAACTTTCAGGTGAAAAAACGGGGGTTCTCTGCGAGTAGCTCGACCCAAGGGGATAAAgggacccctcccaagtttggaagaggAGCCGGTGGAGGAAGGCAACCGGGAATGACGCGAGGGACTCCGCCAAGGGGTGGTCACAATGGACGGGGCCCGCAGAAGAGCACCTCACAAGGAAGTTCGGCCTCAGTTGCACGTGGACCTTGTGGATTTTGTGGAAAACCAAACCACACTGAGGACAACTGTTGGAGGAAGGAGAGAAGATGCTTGCGCTGCGGGAGTGCAGAGCATCAAATAGCTAACTGCCCAGTGTTACCTCGGGAGACGAGAGCAACCACTCAGTCGTCGAAGGCCAACTCGGGACAGTCCAAGGTAGAAGGGACAAAGCCAAAGGTGCCAGCTCGGGTTTACTCCCTTGAGCAACAACAAGTCCCTGATTCCTCTGgggttgtagaag gagagagaaagctTTTAGGGAATCTTATAAGTTtggccattaaggggtacgacgttatattgggtatggactggctagctaaGTACGATGCACAGCTCGATTGTAAGAGAAAGGTAGTGGAATTTCGTATACCGGGGGAGGCGACCTTAAGGCTAGATGTAAGAGGtagtttagcctcatctgcattgaTTTCGGGTATTCGGGCCAGAAAATTTTTGTATAGAGGGGCCCAAGGGTTTCtagcttttcttataaatactccCACTGATAAGCTGAGGGTTGAAGATGTGCCTATTGTAAGTGAatatccggatgtgtttcctgatgaattagtaactttacctccggagagagagatagagtttaagattgacCTATTGCCAGGAgcgtcacctatctctaagaccccctatcgaatggcacctgctgaactcaaggagctgaagttgcagttgcaagacctgttggagcgtgggtttattcgtgagagtggatctccttggggggctccggtactatttgttaagaagaaggatggaacgTTAAGACTGTGTATCGACTATCGGGGACTAAACAacatgaccattaagaacaaatacccacTTCCCCACATCGATGAACTGTTCGACCAGCTACAAGGCgcagtggtcttttcaaagTTAGATCTCCGACAGGGTTACTACCAGTTGCTAATTAAGCAAGAAGATGTacccaaaactgctttcaattctagatatgggcattttgagtttgcggtcATGCCTTTCgggttgaccaatgcccctgccgcctttatggatttgatgcatcgagttttcaaaccctacctggaccgattcgTTGTcgtgttcattgacgacattttggtctattctaaaacccgtgaggaacatgagcaacatttgaagttagtgttacaaaccctgagagatcatcagctatacgccaaatttagtaagtgtgaattttggctggagaaaatctctttcttagGACATGTGATTTCAAAAGAAGGTATTACAGTAGACCCCGCGAAAGTAGAGGCGGTGGCtgaatggaagaggccagaaaatcccactgaAATTCGcagtttcttagggttggctGGATACTATAGACGCTTTATTAAAGACTTTTCCAAATTGGCCGGTCCTTTAACAGACCTGACGAAGAAAAACGGTCGTTTTGTGTGGGATACTAGGTGTGAAaccagttttcaggagttgaagcgAAGGTTAACCAGAGCTCCTGTTTTGGCCTTGCCTAATGGAAAGGACAGTTTCACAGTATATACCGATGCTtcgaaggaaggtttgggatgcgTGTTAATGCAAAACCAGAACGTGATTgcctttgcctctaggaaactaaaaacccatgaacaaaactaccctacccatgacttggagttagctgctgtggtctttgctttgaagaagtggagacactatcttTACGGGAttacctttgaggtttattcagaccataagagtcttaagtacctgttctcccaaaaagagttgaatatgCGGCAACGTCGGTGGATGGAACTCTTAGAggattatgactgcacgatcaactaccatcctGGTAAGGCTAACGTAGTAGCGGACGCCCTAAGTCGGAAGGCTCAAGTAGCCGGGTTGATGGTCAAGGAGTGGGAGATGTTAGGAGCAGCTAGTGAGTGGAACCCTAGATTGGGATGTAAGAAAATAACTTTTGGGAATATTCGGGTAACCTCTACTATTCTTGATCGAATTAAAGAAGCCCAAGAGAAGGATCcgatg TACTATCCTGATCCAACCCACGTTGTGCGACCAGAAGAGATTGAGTTAGATGAGGCACTCACCTACGAAGAGAGACCTgtacaa gtgttaggagatgattag
- the LOC113738867 gene encoding uncharacterized protein: protein MPRSSRTGELIYDPEVEKAAHRRKQETKRRKEGHLSFANESVENEFSMANTQTLRELATPDLTHQPLCITFTTLAENTSFELKSGLIQLLPSFHGLSGEEPHKHVKEFEVVCSSMKSPGVTEEQIRLRAFPFSLKDAAKDWLYYLPAGSITTWAQLKKKFLEKFFPSSRAASLRKEICSIKQYSGESLYDFWERFNKLCARCPQHQISEQLLIQYFYEGLQSTDRSIIDAASGGALANKTPREAWDLIEAMAENSQQFGFRESNPTRRVNEAETSSIQQKLSELTSAVRQQGSFPNRPPGFHQPWQPKSQPSSSNSGSSLEDLVKSLATTTTQLHQEIKADKKDQEARISQLATAINRLESHVYGKLPSQPEVNSKNVSAMTLRSGKELEGPKVKNSKSKSDEEIEKEIEEEGRVREDPKVTFTSPLTISSNLPHFPCRLEKTKKVEKEKELLDVFRKVEINIPLLDAIKQIPKYAKFLKDLCTHKRKLRGDERVAVGENVSTILQRKLPPKCGDPGMFTIPCKIGGTQIRKAMLDLGASINVMPKTIYTSLNLGPLKGTGIIIQLADRTNAYPEGLVEDVLVQVNELVFPADFYVLDMRDERALNPSPIC, encoded by the exons atgccccgTTCCTCTCGTACAGGTGAATTGATATACGATCCTGAGGTTGAGAAGGCAGCGCATAGGCGAAAACAAGAAACCAAGAGACGAAAAGAAGGGCACTTATCTTTTGCAAACGAGTCAGTAGAAAACGAATTTAGCATGGCCAACACCCAGACATTAAGGGAGCTGGCTACCCCAGACCTGACTCATCAGCCCTTGTGCATCACGTTCACAACTCTGGCTGAAAATACCTCTTTCGAGCTGAAATCGGGGTTGATTCAGCTCCTGCCTTCGTTCCATGGTCTCTCTGGCGAAGAACCCCACAAACATGTCAAGGAATTCGAAGTAGTTTGCTCTAGCATGAAATCTCCTGGGGTCACTGAAGAGCAAATAAGACTGAGAGCTTTCCCCTTCTCTCTCAAGGATGCAGCGAAGGATTGGTTATACTACCTGCCTGcaggtagtatcaccacgtgggcacaattgaaaaagaaattcctGGAGAAATTTTTCCCCTCGTCCCGGGCTGCAAGTTTGAGGAAGGAGATTTGCAGCATCAAGCAGTACTCCGGGGAGTCATTGTACGATTTTTGGGAAAGATTCAACAAGTTGTGCGCTAGATGCCCACAGCATCAGATTAGTGAACAACTGTTGATCCAGTACTTCTATGAGGGACTCCAGTCAACTGACAGAAGTATTATTGACGCTGCGAGTGGAGGAGCCCTGGCGAACAAGACACCGAGGGAAGCGTGGGACCTTATTGAAGCCATGGCAGAAAACTCTCAGCAGTTCGGCTTCCGTGAGAGCAATCCTACCCGTAGAGTCAATGAGGCAGAGACGTCATCCATCCAGCAGAAACTGTCAGAGTTGACGTCTGCTGTCAG GCAACAAGGTTCCTTCCCGAATCGTCCACCAGGATTCCACCAGCCTtggcaaccaaaatctcaaccctCATCCTCCAATTCAGGAAGCTCCTTGGAAGACCTAGTCAAAAGCCTGGCCACAACTACTACTCAGCTTCATCAGGAGATCAAAGCGGACAAGAAGGACCAAGAAGCTCGGATAAGCCAACTGGCAACCGCTATTAACCGTTTGGAGTCCCACGTTTATGGGAAACTGCCATCGCAGCCCGAGGTGAATTCCAAGAATGTAAGTGCCATGACGCTGAGGAGTGGCAAGGAGCTGGAAGGGCCTAaagtgaaaaattcaaaaagcaaAAGCGATGAGgagatagaaaaggaaattgaagaggaaggacGTGTTCGTGAGGATCCTAAGGTAACTTTCACCTCTCCACTCACTATTAGCTCTAACTTACCCCATTTTCCTTGCAGGTTGGAAAAGACAAAGAAggtagagaaggaaaaagagctcTTGGATGTGTTTCGAAAAGTGGAGATTAACATTCCCCTGTTGGATGCAATCAAGCAGATACCGAAGTATGCTAAATTTTTGAAGGACTTGTGTACCCACAAGAGGAAGCTAAGGGGAGATGAACGAGTGGCGGTGGGAGAAAACGTGTCAACTATACTCCAGAGAAAACTCCCACCAAAATGTGGAGACCCAGGTATGTTCACCATTCCTTGCAAGATAGGAGGTACTCAAATTAGGAAAGCAATGTTGGATTTGGGGGCGTCAATTAATGTTATGCCTAAGACAATTTATACTTCTCTAAATCTTGGCCCGTTAAAAGGCACAGGTATTATAATCCAACTTGCAGACCGTACCAATGCTTACCCAGAAGGGTTAgttgaagatgttttggtacAGGTCAATGAGTTAGTTTTTCCTGCAGATTTCTATGTCCTAGACATGAGGGATGAAAGGGCACTAAATCCGTCTCCTATTTGTTAG